One genomic segment of Theobroma cacao cultivar B97-61/B2 chromosome 6, Criollo_cocoa_genome_V2, whole genome shotgun sequence includes these proteins:
- the LOC18597011 gene encoding U-box domain-containing protein 8: protein MATQLPDDFKCPISLEIMSDPVILASGHTFDRTSIQRWLDSGHRTCPITKLPLPEHPFLIPNHALRSLISNYTLVTPSNSQPCPQPQTLCSALTSPSSSVETKLESLTHLAKLTKRDSALRRKLTESGAVPAVLKCVDSGDPSLQEKALSLLLNLSLDDDNKVGLVAEGAINRVVKVLRVGLPDCRAIAATIVTSLAVVEVNKATIGAYPDAIPALVRLLIAGKGREKKEAATALYAICSFADNRRRAIDCGAVPILMGLLDSGLERAIEVLGLLVKCKEGREEMMKVNGCVKVLVEVLRNGSSRGVQYGLFTLNCLCNYNESFCFEARNEGVLEICMGLVEEENEKIRRYTSSLLQTLRGNHAIG, encoded by the coding sequence ATGGCGACTCAGCTCCCGGATGATTTCAAGTGCCCAATATCTCTCGAGATAATGTCTGACCCGGTTATCCTTGCATCGGGTCACACCTTCGACCGAACGTCAATTCAACGGTGGCTAGACTCCGGTCACCGCACCTGTCCAATTACCAAGCTTCCCCTACCTGAACACCCCTTTCTTATTCCCAACCACGCGCTTCGTTCCTTGATTTCCAATTATACCCTCGTCACCCCTTCGAACTCGCAACCCTGTCCTCAACCCCAAACCCTCTGCTCTGCTCTGACGTCCCCATCATCCTCTGTTGAGACCAAGCTTGAGTCGCTCACCCATCTGGCCAAGCTGACCAAGCGTGACTCAGCACTTCGCCGCAAACTAACCGAGTCGGGAGCAGTCCCTGCCGTTCTCAAGTGTGTCGACTCGGGCGATCCGAGTTTACAGGAGAAAGCACTTTCTTTACTCCTCAATCTCAGCCTCGACGATGATAACAAAGTGGGTTTGGTCGCAGAAGGCGCAATTAACCGGGTCGTCAAAGTCTTACGTGTCGGGTTGCCCGATTGCAGGGCCATAGCTGCAACGATCGTAACCAGCTTAGCCGTCGTTGAGGTCAATAAAGCGACAATCGGGGCATACCCAGATGCGATTCCGGCATTAGTTAGGCTTCTAATTGCAGGAAAAGgaagggaaaagaaagaggCAGCAACGGCTCTTTATGCAATTTGTTCATTTGCTGATAATAGAAGAAGAGCTATAGATTGCGGGGCGGTGCCGATATTAATGGGGTTATTGGATTCAGGGCTGGAAAGGGCTATTGAAGTTTTGGGATTATTGGTGAAATGTAAAGAAGGGAGAGAAGAGATGATGAAAGTTAATGGCTGTGTTAAAGTTTTGGTTGAGGTTTTAAGGAACGGTAGTTCAAGAGGAGTTCAATATGGGCTATTTACTTTGAATTGTTTGTGTAATTATAATGAAAGTTTTTGCTTCGAAGCAAGGAACGAAGGGGTTTTGGAAATTTGTATGGGGTTAGTGGAGGAAGAGAATGAGAAGATTAGGCGGTATACTTCGAGTTTGCTTCAGACTCTGAGAGGAAATCATGCTATTGGGTGA
- the LOC18597014 gene encoding probable NAD(P)H dehydrogenase (quinone) FQR1-like 1, with product MATKVYIVYYSMYGHVEKLAQEIKKGAASVEGVEVKLWQVPETLPEEVLGKMGAPPKTDAPCITPNELAEADGVLFGFPTRFGMMAAQFKAFMDATGGLWRTQDLAGKPAGIFYSTGSQGGGQETTPLTAITQLVHHGMIFVPIGYTFGAGMFEMENLKGGSPYGAGTFAGDGSRQPSELELAQAFHQGKYFAGIAKKLKGTA from the exons ATGGCCACCAAAGTCTACATTGT TTACTACTCCATGTATGGACATGTTGAGAAGCTGGCACAAGAGATTAAGAAAGGAGCTGCATCTGTTGAGGGAGTAGAAGTCAAACTCTGGCAG GTACCTGAAACACTACCAGAGGAAGTCCTTGGAAAGATGGGCGCACCACCAAAGACTGATGCACCTTGCATTACACCCAATGAGCTTGCTGAGGCTGATGGTGTTCTTTTTGGCTTTCCCACTAGATTTGGGATGATGGCTGCACAGTTTAAAGCATTCATGGATGCAACTGGTGGTCTATGGAGAACCCAAGACCTTGCAGGCAAACCTGCTGGAATTTTCTACAGCACTGGCTCCCAAGGAGGTGGACAAGAGACTACCCC CTTAACTGCAATCACTCAACTTGTTCACCATGGAATGATCTTTGTGCCCATTGGATATACCTTTGGTGCTGGTATGTTTGAGATGGAGAATCTCAAGGGTGGAAGCCCTTATGGCGCAGGAACTTTTGCTGGGGATGGCTCGAGGCAGCCATCTGAGCTAGAGCTAGCGCAGGCTTTCCACCAGGGCAAGTACTTCGCTGGCATTGCAAAGAAGCTCAAGGGAACAGCGTGA
- the LOC18597015 gene encoding transcription factor bHLH112 → MAEEFHAGICGGTWWNSSKSMFSGCSSPCSAGIADMGSFGSWGADMVDIKAARSCDQESNNSVSDSSIVFQGAHQKPQQADSDSGGSSILIDSTLQMMGFGLSSSTTSDWNQSLLRSNGRTESYNSILQEDINSRLSCRQETGMDSSQIQKDWSPKTYASPGEDSSITTFKPINQDFSVTKSGDSTPACQGLSAGFPMGSASYGYPSTVLLQSLFEPDPQPQQSLLNNRSINYMSAPATYGANANELSSPPWPKLAPCLRPSLPKQQQPSSLHFSNNTPFWNASSTGLSDVKASFLPSPQSQFLAQTFDEKPNCPSLTIKTNTEEVRDSMKKGSSEPPFKRPRIETPSPLPTFKVRKEKLGDRITALQQLVSPFGKTDTASVLHEAIEYIKFLHDQVNVLSTPYMKQAAAASIQQQQSPDKLKEPEGPKQDLRSRGLCLVPISSTFPVANETTADFWTPTFGGTFR, encoded by the exons ATGGCAGAAGAGTTTCATGCCGGGATTTGTGGAGGGACATGGTGGAATTCGTCGAAAAGCATGTTTAGCGGGTGTTCTTCGCCGTGTTCTGCGGGGATTGCTGACATGGGAAGCTTCGGATCATGGGGTGCTGACATGGTGGACATCAAGGCTGCAAGGTCTTGTGATCAGGAGTCTAACAACTCGGTTTCTGATAGCTCCATAGTTTTCCAGGGTGCTCATCAGAAGCCTCAGCAGGCTGATTCGGATAGTGGTGGCAGCAGTATTTTGATTGATTCTACTTTACAAATGATGGGTTTTGGCCTTTCTTCATCGACAACATCGGATTGGAACCAATCTTTGCT TCGGAGTAATGGGAGAACAGAGAGTTATAATTCAATCCTTCAAGAAGATATTAATTCAAGGTTGAGTTGTCGGCAAGAGACAGGCATGGATTCTTCTCAAATCCAAAAGGATTGGAGTCCGAAGACCTATGCAAGCCCCGGGGAAGATTCTTCCATTACTACCTTCAAGCCAATCAATCAAGATTTTTCTGTAACCAAGTCCGGTGACAGTACACCAGCATGCCAGGGATTATCAGCTGGGTTTCCAATGGGTTCAGCATCGTACGGGTACCCATCAACAGTACTGTTACAAAGTTTGTTCGAACCTGATCCTCAACCTCAACAATCACTTCTCAACAACCGGTCAATCAACTATATGTCTGCCCCAGCCACTTACGGGGCAAACGCCAATGAATTATCATCACCTCCATGGCCAAAACTAGCTCCTTGCTTGAGGCCATCATTGCCAAAGCAGCAGCAGCCCAGTAGCTTGCACTTCTCCAACAACACACCCTTCTGGAACGCCTCTTCCACTGGCCTGAGCGACGTTAAAGCCAGCTTTTTACCCTCACCGCAATCACAATTCCTTGCACAAACATTTGACGAGAAACCTAATTGCCCCAGCCTGACGATAAAG ACGAACACTGAAGAAGTTCGAGACTCGATGAAGAAAGGAAGTAGTGAACCTCCATTTAAGAGGCCAAGAATTGAAACGCCATCGCCATTACCAACTTTCAAG GTTCGGAAAGAGAAGCTAGGGGACCGAATCACTGCGCTCCAGCAATTGGTTTCACCTTTCGGAAAG aCTGATACTGCTTCAGTTCTCCATGAAGCCATCGAATACATCAAGTTCCTCCATGACCAAGTAAAT GTTTTAAGTACACCATATATGAAGCAGGCAGCAGCAGCTTCCATACAACAACAACAg AGTCCTGATAAGTTGAAAGAGCCAGAAGGGCCAAAGCAAGATCTAAGAAGCCGGGGGCTGTGTCTGGTGCCAATCTCCAGCACATTCCCAGTTGCTAACGAGACCACAGCTGACTTCTGGACGCCGACGTTTGGTGGAACTTTCAGGTAG